In a single window of the Nocardiopsis composta genome:
- a CDS encoding TIGR03619 family F420-dependent LLM class oxidoreductase, whose amino-acid sequence MRFGVPLGLVHPDGWHDLAVAADELGFDSVWLPEHLVLATGAGMRGYPGGRAPIRPSTPLYDAPVRLAALAAATRAVRLGTAVYLLGLRHPLASARAFATLDGIAGGRTVLGAGAGWYRAEWDAVGAPFAERGRRLDEAIGVLRRLWSEEAVAHGGPHFPFPEVAFEPKPPRRAIPILIGGESPAALRRAARNDGWISMPAPPERVAAAAAELRRLRAEAGRDAAPFEVVAHAEGGCRPDETAAWTAAGANTLVVRPWERGRGALAAIERFARDHALASRGPTGATARRG is encoded by the coding sequence CTGGCCGTCGCCGCAGACGAGCTCGGCTTCGACTCGGTGTGGCTCCCCGAGCACCTGGTGCTGGCCACCGGGGCCGGCATGCGGGGGTACCCCGGCGGACGGGCGCCGATCCGGCCGTCCACCCCGCTCTACGACGCCCCGGTCCGGCTGGCCGCGCTGGCCGCGGCGACCCGCGCCGTCCGGCTGGGGACCGCCGTCTACCTGCTCGGGCTGCGCCACCCCCTGGCCAGCGCCCGCGCCTTCGCGACCCTGGACGGGATCGCCGGCGGCCGGACCGTGCTCGGCGCCGGGGCCGGCTGGTACCGGGCCGAGTGGGACGCGGTCGGGGCGCCCTTCGCGGAGCGCGGGCGCCGGCTGGACGAGGCGATCGGCGTCCTGCGGCGGTTGTGGAGCGAGGAGGCGGTCGCCCACGGCGGGCCGCACTTCCCCTTCCCCGAGGTCGCCTTCGAACCGAAGCCGCCACGGCGCGCCATCCCGATCCTGATCGGCGGGGAGTCCCCGGCCGCGCTGCGCAGGGCCGCCCGCAACGACGGATGGATCTCCATGCCCGCCCCGCCGGAGCGGGTGGCCGCCGCCGCCGCGGAACTCCGCCGGCTGCGCGCCGAGGCGGGCCGGGACGCCGCGCCGTTCGAGGTGGTGGCGCACGCGGAGGGCGGCTGCCGCCCCGACGAGACCGCCGCCTGGACCGCGGCGGGCGCGAACACCCTGGTGGTCCGCCCCTGGGAGCGCGGCCGCGGCGCCCTCGCCGCGATCGAGCGCTTCGCCCGCGACCACGCCCTCGCCTCCCGCGGCCCAACGGGGGCGACCGCCCGGCGCGGCTAG
- a CDS encoding AMP-binding protein — protein MRHHPVPASDGGAPAGSLTGGLLDRLRSSALSPAVSAPGGQRIPGAVFASTVERAAAGLRIRGSRPGDVTAVLCPHSPDRLMALFTVLAADGAALPLCADTPSPALVHLLTATETRMVIADASLAGTALQLADRSRVRQVLAFGRVPGTTPFDELLLPGPAAAPDALAADIAGPPSGARGGRAEGALLDHRLTGGRLRTVLHTRADLLRRRAELQRDLDLGAADTVALDPLTPERDRIALTAAALWSGASVSTIAGSENPPEATVRSSPAPSRIR, from the coding sequence ATGAGGCACCACCCGGTCCCCGCTTCCGACGGAGGTGCTCCCGCGGGGTCGCTCACCGGCGGGCTGCTCGACCGGCTCCGCTCCTCGGCCCTCTCCCCGGCCGTCTCGGCCCCCGGCGGCCAGCGCATACCCGGCGCCGTCTTCGCCTCCACCGTGGAGCGCGCCGCGGCCGGGCTGCGGATCAGGGGGTCCCGCCCCGGCGACGTGACCGCGGTACTCTGCCCGCACTCGCCGGACCGGCTGATGGCGCTGTTCACCGTGCTGGCCGCGGACGGCGCGGCGCTGCCGCTCTGCGCGGACACGCCCTCCCCCGCCCTGGTCCACCTGCTCACCGCCACCGAGACCCGGATGGTGATCGCCGACGCGTCGCTGGCCGGCACCGCCCTGCAGCTGGCCGACCGGTCCCGGGTCCGGCAGGTGCTCGCCTTCGGCCGGGTGCCGGGGACCACGCCCTTCGACGAGCTGCTGCTGCCCGGCCCCGCGGCGGCCCCGGACGCGCTCGCCGCCGACATCGCCGGCCCGCCCTCCGGTGCCCGCGGAGGGCGCGCCGAGGGCGCCCTGCTGGACCACCGCCTGACCGGCGGGCGGCTGCGGACCGTCCTGCACACCCGCGCCGACCTGCTCCGCCGCCGGGCGGAACTGCAGCGGGATCTGGACCTCGGCGCCGCGGACACGGTGGCCCTCGACCCGCTCACCCCGGAACGCGACCGGATCGCCCTCACCGCGGCCGCGCTGTGGAGCGGCGCCTCGGTCTCCACCATCGCCGGCTCCGAGAACCCCCCGGAGGCCACCGTCCGAAGCTCCCCCGCCCCGTCCCGCATCCGCTGA
- a CDS encoding LuxR C-terminal-related transcriptional regulator translates to MAMAPRTAPARQNLPQESDSFIGRERDLGDLLRLLAADRVVTLCGVGGVGKTRLALRVAAHATAAFRDGVWLAEMAGVSTPHEIAARVAAAVGVTEETGRPLAETLRDALRTRRVLLILDDCTRAAADVAELGAALTGACPEVTLLITAGAPLGLPGEAVWHVPPLALPGEEGDPREAEAVRLFLDRARAADPDFSADPESVASATRICRLLDGVPLALELVAAWLRRMPVRRAEALLAEALHPSGAPPPGPREEPSHMRRAEPPRPREAEPARPAPRARLLRAALEQSHALLGEEERVLLRRLSVFADWTLESAERVCPDPALPEDAVLDLVSSLAERSLIALTREFQGRVRYRLPGVVRAFAAERLAAAGEEEAVRLRHRDHMLRITEEMGASSVAGRLMPWAERFAQWLLASVEYDDIRAALHWTAGRRDTEEGLRFCAALRPYWGTGYHFTEGMGWTERFLAMPGGSAAVRARASVSAAELSWARGDLDSARHHGRTALSLAEEVGDEPAEAAALNILALAALRSGTAEEAAGRLERTLALARRTGDLWNEAIALSTQGALAARHGDFAEADALYNAALMILRGMDHRWGVGVSLLGQATAAERQNDIAVADRCYRESLDIQRDIGAAPELARCLFGVGRVAHAFGATSQAYDYLAEGLLLSQSTGQRAGVAVGLASIARVAAGAGEVRGGCILAGAAAALRERAEPGRAPRPLAVKGEELGIDSETLSSLLREGRRLPVDEAVALALRITETGRLPRQRQPERKGPRPTRRALTPREREIARLVARGMGNREISERLYITPATVARHVANINRKLGFHSRKQIAAWIAKASLSD, encoded by the coding sequence ATGGCCATGGCACCTCGAACCGCGCCCGCGCGGCAGAACCTCCCCCAGGAATCCGACAGCTTCATCGGCCGCGAGCGCGACCTCGGCGATCTGCTCCGCCTGCTCGCCGCCGACCGGGTGGTCACCCTCTGCGGGGTCGGCGGGGTCGGCAAGACCCGGCTGGCGCTGCGGGTCGCCGCGCACGCCACCGCTGCCTTCCGGGACGGCGTCTGGCTGGCCGAGATGGCGGGGGTGTCCACCCCGCACGAGATCGCCGCCCGGGTGGCCGCGGCCGTCGGGGTCACCGAGGAGACCGGGCGCCCGCTGGCCGAGACGCTCCGCGACGCGCTGCGCACCCGGCGGGTGCTACTCATCCTGGACGACTGCACCCGCGCCGCCGCGGACGTCGCCGAGCTGGGCGCCGCGCTGACCGGGGCCTGCCCTGAGGTGACCCTGCTGATCACCGCCGGCGCCCCGCTCGGCCTGCCGGGGGAGGCGGTCTGGCACGTGCCGCCGCTGGCGCTGCCCGGCGAGGAGGGCGACCCGCGCGAGGCCGAGGCCGTCCGGCTCTTCCTGGACCGGGCCCGCGCCGCCGACCCGGACTTCTCCGCCGACCCGGAGTCGGTCGCCTCCGCCACCCGGATCTGCCGGCTGCTGGACGGCGTCCCGCTCGCCCTCGAGCTGGTCGCCGCCTGGCTGCGGCGGATGCCCGTGCGGCGGGCCGAGGCGCTGCTGGCCGAGGCGCTGCACCCGTCCGGAGCCCCTCCGCCCGGGCCGCGGGAAGAGCCCTCGCACATGCGGCGGGCCGAACCCCCGCGCCCCCGGGAGGCCGAACCGGCCCGGCCCGCGCCCCGGGCCCGGCTGCTCCGCGCCGCGCTGGAGCAGAGCCACGCCCTGCTCGGCGAGGAGGAGCGGGTGCTGCTGCGCCGGCTGTCGGTCTTCGCCGACTGGACCCTGGAGTCGGCCGAGCGGGTCTGCCCGGACCCGGCCCTGCCCGAGGACGCCGTACTGGACCTGGTCTCCTCGCTGGCCGAGCGGTCCCTCATCGCGCTCACCCGGGAGTTCCAGGGGCGGGTCCGCTACCGCCTGCCCGGTGTGGTGCGCGCCTTCGCAGCCGAGCGGCTGGCCGCGGCCGGCGAGGAGGAGGCGGTGCGCCTGCGCCACCGCGACCACATGCTGCGCATCACCGAGGAGATGGGCGCCTCCTCGGTGGCCGGCCGGCTCATGCCCTGGGCGGAGCGGTTCGCGCAGTGGCTGCTCGCCTCGGTCGAGTACGACGACATCCGCGCCGCCCTGCACTGGACGGCCGGGCGCCGCGACACCGAGGAGGGGCTGCGGTTCTGCGCCGCGCTGCGCCCCTACTGGGGCACCGGCTACCACTTCACCGAGGGCATGGGCTGGACCGAGCGGTTCCTGGCCATGCCGGGCGGCTCCGCCGCGGTGCGCGCCCGCGCCTCGGTGAGCGCGGCCGAGCTCTCCTGGGCCCGCGGCGACCTGGACTCCGCCCGGCACCACGGGCGCACCGCGCTGAGCCTGGCCGAGGAGGTCGGCGACGAGCCGGCGGAGGCCGCCGCGCTGAACATCCTCGCACTGGCCGCGCTGCGCTCCGGGACGGCAGAGGAGGCCGCCGGGCGCCTGGAGCGGACCCTGGCGCTCGCCCGGCGGACCGGGGACCTGTGGAACGAGGCCATCGCGCTGAGCACCCAGGGGGCGCTGGCCGCCCGGCACGGCGACTTCGCCGAGGCGGACGCGCTGTACAACGCGGCGCTGATGATCCTGCGCGGCATGGACCACCGCTGGGGCGTCGGGGTGTCGCTGCTCGGCCAGGCCACCGCGGCCGAGCGGCAGAACGACATCGCCGTGGCGGACCGCTGCTACCGGGAGTCGCTGGACATCCAGCGCGACATCGGCGCCGCCCCCGAGCTGGCCCGCTGCCTGTTCGGGGTGGGGCGCGTCGCGCACGCCTTCGGGGCGACCTCGCAGGCCTACGACTACCTCGCCGAAGGGCTGCTGCTGAGCCAGAGCACCGGGCAGCGGGCCGGGGTCGCGGTCGGCCTCGCCTCCATCGCGCGGGTCGCCGCCGGGGCCGGCGAGGTCCGCGGCGGCTGCATCCTGGCCGGCGCCGCCGCGGCGCTGCGCGAGCGGGCCGAACCCGGGCGCGCCCCGCGCCCGCTGGCGGTCAAGGGCGAGGAGCTCGGCATCGACTCCGAGACGCTCTCCTCGCTGCTGCGCGAGGGGCGCCGGCTGCCGGTGGACGAGGCCGTCGCGCTGGCGCTGCGGATCACCGAGACCGGCCGGCTGCCCCGGCAGCGCCAGCCGGAGCGGAAGGGGCCGCGGCCGACCCGGCGCGCGCTCACCCCGCGCGAGCGGGAGATCGCCCGCCTCGTCGCGCGGGGCATGGGCAACCGGGAGATCTCCGAGCGGCTCTACATCACTCCGGCGACCGTCGCGCGGCACGTCGCCAACATCAACCGCAAGCTCGGGTTCCACTCCCGCAAGCAGATCGCCGCGTGGATCGCGAAGGCCTCCCTCTCCGATTAG